A stretch of the Lolium perenne isolate Kyuss_39 chromosome 3, Kyuss_2.0, whole genome shotgun sequence genome encodes the following:
- the LOC127340995 gene encoding probable ubiquitin-conjugating enzyme E2 23 isoform X1, with protein MEDQPNDSAVCAAEQSRENEKPAAAGEPEAAAAGDVFIYREDVVCLKENPDTRGLVMEVAGEYDSEGSITDDDTDTEENERKSSHRTEKGGGGGAAAAADGDNCSHGSDLDSLPDNKVRVQWIDGSEKTEDIDSVAVVDRSFLHGDMVASSSDPTGQMGLVADVSLVVDLKSARGDIVKGVSAKDLRRIREFNVGDYVVNGLWLGRVDEVFDNITVLFEDGAVCKVSRADPMRLKKVTGPLHPDVACPFYPGQRVRAASSSVYKTSRWLHGIWKANRIEATVIKVETAAVIVYWIASAHCGTNQESVPPEEQNPKDLTLLSCFSYANWQLTEWCFPNTCSSSCTNAALTECSKAKEPSSEHSCLTSDAPESAIDVQAENSKTDSNPGQKDGDFPADQPNTSDGDNASVAKDSESGTSVPTAPKEGVQDNGTYRKKSRKLIFKKEHKRTKRRDEIFERALLIADTHTKVDVIWQDGTKEYGVSSISLIPIQSPNDHDFFPEQYAVDKVSDDFDGSSEARRAGLVKSVNAKDRTVSVTWFKPSLHSQEPREIECTEIVSAYELDPHPDYDYCYGDVVVRLPSVSHPLEPTISGSTMEVDNNVDSAEALAASNTVPSDVEAEQQLSQTESSSEVTGLSWVGNIVGFQDGEIQVIWGDGSLSKVGPHEIYVVGREDDGASLDDGTASDAASWETVDDNEMDVPDDSANDDSQNIAENSIPMENGSFDSQEESSVASGPLTAAFGFVTRIASELFARGKKHLDGSNSDAMDEVESNEVSESGDDDTDKIEDENHIATSECTAMATNDSSAEKSADVVMADEPADSDCLKHFDVLQCPPDHHYLENIVHGTGGRKWVKKVQQEWSILEKNLPDYIYVRVFEDRMDLIRAVIVGASGTPYQDGLFFFDFHLPPEFPQAPPSAYYHSGGLRVNPNLYVDGKVCLSLLGTWSGRGNEVWDPSSSSILQVLVSLQGLVLNEKPYFNEAGYEKQVGTVEGEKNALPYNENTYLLSVRSMLYILRRPPMHFEDFVKNHFCKRGRYILKACEAYLQGDVVGTLNDDACSTDKNKEYSCSMGFKLALGKILPRLVTALKDIGADCSQYEHLGKTEAGKTESVQES; from the exons ATGGAAGACCAGCCAAATGACTCTGCCGTGTGCGCTGCTGAGCAGAGCCGGGAGAACGAGAAGCCAGCAGCTGCCGGCGAGCccgaagcagcagcagcaggggaCGTGTTCATCTACAGAGAAGATGTTGTTTGCCTGAAAGAAAATCCGGATACCCGTGGGTTGGTGATGGAAGTGGCTGGCGAGTACGATTCCGAGGGCAGCATCACTGACGACGACACCGACACCGAGGAGAACGAGCGTAAAAGTTCTCACAGAACTGAGaagggcggcggtggtggtgctgctgcggcTGCTGATGGTGACAATTGCAGCCATGGGTCTGATCTTGACAGCCTGCCGGATAACAAGGTTAGGGTGCAGTGGATCGATGGTTCGGAGAAGACGGAAGATATCGACAGCGTGGCTGTGGTAGACAGGAGTTTCCTCCATGGGGACATGGTTGCTTCCTCCTCTGACCCGACTGGCCAGATGGGGCTCGTTGCGGATGTCAGCCTCGTGGTTGATTTGAAAAGTGCTCGTGGAGATATTGTTAAGGGTGTGTCTGCCAAGGATCTGAGGCGCATCAGGGAGTTCAATGTGGGTGACTATGTTGTCAATGGCCTGTGGCTTGGTCGAGTTGATGAGGTGTTTGATAATATTACTGTGTTGTTTGAGGATGGCGCTGTTTGCAAGGTTTCAAGGGCAGACCCAATGCGCCTAAAGAAGGTTACGGGGCCATTGCATCCGGATGTAGCATGCCCCTTTTATCCAGGGCAACGTGTGAGGGCGGCCTCTTCGTCTGTGTACAAAACATCCAGATGGCTTCATGGAATATGGAAAGCAAATCGTATTGAGGCTACTGTCATAAAGGTGGAAACTGCTGCAGTCATTGTCTATTGGATTGCGTCTGCGCACTGTGGTACAAATCAAGAATCTGTTCCTCCCGAGGAGCAGAACCCAAAGGATCTGACTCTCCTGTCTTGTTTTTCATATGCAAACTGGCAATTGACTGAGTGGTGCTTTCCTAACACATGCTCATCATCATGTACCAATGCTGCTTTAACGGAATGTTCAAAAGCCAAAGAGCCAAGTTCCGAGCACTCGTGTCTAACATCTGATGCTCCTGAATCTGCCATTGATGTCCAGGCTGAAAATAGTAAAACAGATTCAAATCCCGGGCAAAAAGATGGTGATTTTCCTGCTGATCAACCAAATACCTCTGATGGAGATAATGCATCTGTAGCCAAAGACTCAGAATCAGGCACTAGTGTACCAACCGCTCCGAAGGAGGGAGTGCAGGATAATGGAACTTACAGAAAAAAGAGTAGAAAACTTATTTTTAAAAAGGAGCATAAAAGAACAAAAAGAAGAGATGAGATCTTTGAAAGAGCCCTGCTGATCGCAGACACGCATACTAAGGTTGATGTCATATGGCAAGATGGGACAAAAGAATATGGAGTAAGTTCCATCTCACTGATCCCGATTCAGAGTCCAAATGATCATGACTTCTTCCCAGAGCAGTATGCTGTGGACAAGGTATCTGATGATTTTGATGGATCGTCTGAAGCAAGGCGTGCGGGTCTTGTTAAAAGTGTTAATGCAAAGGACAGAACTGTATCTGTGACATGGTTTAAGCCTTCATTGCACTCACAGGAGCCTAGGGAAATTGAGTGTACTGAAATTGTTAGTGCATATGAACTGGATCCCCACCCAGACTATGATTATTGTTATGGAGATGTTGTGGTCCGCTTGCCATCAGTTTCACATCCTCTGGAACCAACCATTAGTGGAAGCACCATGGAAGTGGACAATAATGTAGATTCGGCAGAAGCGTTGGCTGCTTCAAATACGGTGCCCTCTGATGTTGAGGCAGAGCAACAGCTTTCACAAACGGAATCCAGTTCAGAAGTTACCGGCCTTTCCTGGGTTGGAAATATAGTGGGTTTCCAAGATGGTGAGATTCAAGTCATTTGGGGTGATGGGTCGCTGTCAAAG GTTGGGCCTCACGAGATATATGTTGTTGGCCGAGAAGACGACGGTGCCTCGCTAGATGATGGAACTGCCTCTGATGCTGCCAGCTGGGAGACTGTTGATGATAATGAAATGGACGTGCCTGATGATTCTGCAAAT GATGATTCACAAAATATAGCCGAGAATAGCATTCCAATGGAGAATGGGTCATTTGATTCCCAGGAGGAAAGTTCTGTCGCAAGTGGTCCACTAACTGCTGCTTTTGGCTTTGTAACCCGAATCGCAAGTGAGCTCTTCGCCCGAGGTAAAAAGCATTTAGATGGGTCAAACTCagatgctatggatgaagttgaaTCTAATGAGGTTTCAGAATCTGGTGATGATGACACTGATAAAATCGAGGATGAGAACCACATCGCGACATCGGAATGCACTGCTATGGCAACAAATGACTCTTCTGCTGAGAAGTCTGCAGATGTGGTTATGGCTGACGAGCCTGCAGATTCTGATTGCTTGAAACATTTTGACGTTCTGCAGTGCCCTCCAGACCATCATTACCTTGAAAACATAGTACAT GGCACTGGTGGAAGAAAATGGGTCAAAAAGGTACAGCAGGAATGGAGCATACTCGAGAAGAACCTACCAG ATTATATTTATGTGAGGGTATTTGAAGATCGTATGGATCTCATAAGAGCTGTGATTGTTGGAGCAAGTGGCACACCGTACCAAGATGGCCTTTTCTTCTTTGACTTCCACCTTCCACCTGAATTCCCACAAGCCCCTCCA TCGGCGTACTATCATTCGGGTGGCTTGCGTGTAAATCCAAACCTTTACGTGGACGGGAAGGTTTGTCTGAGCCTCTTAGGTACCTGGAGCGGCAGAGGAAATGAAGTATGGGATCCATCATCATCTAGTATTCTCCAAGTGCTAGTTTCACTTCAGGGGCTTGTTCTCAATGAAAAGCCCTATTTTAATGAAGCTGGATATGAGAAGCAAGTCGGTACTGTTGAAGGGGAGAAGAATGCACTGCCATACAATGAAAACACATATCTGCTGAGCGTGAGGTCTATGCTGTATATCTTGAGGCGGCCTCCAATG CACTTTGAGGATTTTGTAAAAAATCACTTCTGCAAGCGAGGACGCTACATTCTGAAAGCTTGTGAGGCCTATTTGCAAGGAGATGTGGTCGGCACGCTCAACGACGATGCCTGTTCCACTGATAAGAACAAGGAGTACTCTTGCTCCATGGGCTTCAAGCTTGCATTAGGCAAAATCTTACCACGGCTGGTCACAGCTTTGAAGGACATCGGAGCTGACTGCAGCCAGTACGAGCACCTCGGGAAAACAGAAGCTGGGAAAACAGAAAGTGTTCAAGAAAGCTGA
- the LOC127340995 gene encoding probable ubiquitin-conjugating enzyme E2 23 isoform X2, translating to MEDQPNDSAVCAAEQSRENEKPAAAGEPEAAAAGDVFIYREDVVCLKENPDTRGLVMEVAGEYDSEGSITDDDTDTEENERKSSHRTEKGGGGGAAAAADGDNCSHGSDLDSLPDNKVRVQWIDGSEKTEDIDSVAVVDRSFLHGDMVASSSDPTGQMGLVADVSLVVDLKSARGDIVKGVSAKDLRRIREFNVGDYVVNGLWLGRVDEVFDNITVLFEDGAVCKVSRADPMRLKKVTGPLHPDVACPFYPGQRVRAASSSVYKTSRWLHGIWKANRIEATVIKVETAAVIVYWIASAHCGTNQESVPPEEQNPKDLTLLSCFSYANWQLTEWCFPNTCSSSCTNAALTECSKAKEPSSEHSCLTSDAPESAIDVQAENSKTDSNPGQKDGDFPADQPNTSDGDNASVAKDSESGTSVPTAPKEGVQDNGTYRKKSRKLIFKKEHKRTKRRDEIFERALLIADTHTKVDVIWQDGTKEYGVSSISLIPIQSPNDHDFFPEQYAVDKVSDDFDGSSEARRAGLVKSVNAKDRTVSVTWFKPSLHSQEPREIECTEIVSAYELDPHPDYDYCYGDVVVRLPSVSHPLEPTISGSTMEVDNNVDSAEALAASNTVPSDVEAEQQLSQTESSSEVTGLSWVGNIVGFQDGEIQVIWGDGSLSKVGPHEIYVVGREDDGASLDDGTASDAASWETVDDNEMDVPDDSANDDSQNIAENSIPMENGSFDSQEESSVASGPLTAAFGFVTRIASELFARESGDDDTDKIEDENHIATSECTAMATNDSSAEKSADVVMADEPADSDCLKHFDVLQCPPDHHYLENIVHGTGGRKWVKKVQQEWSILEKNLPDYIYVRVFEDRMDLIRAVIVGASGTPYQDGLFFFDFHLPPEFPQAPPSAYYHSGGLRVNPNLYVDGKVCLSLLGTWSGRGNEVWDPSSSSILQVLVSLQGLVLNEKPYFNEAGYEKQVGTVEGEKNALPYNENTYLLSVRSMLYILRRPPMHFEDFVKNHFCKRGRYILKACEAYLQGDVVGTLNDDACSTDKNKEYSCSMGFKLALGKILPRLVTALKDIGADCSQYEHLGKTEAGKTESVQES from the exons ATGGAAGACCAGCCAAATGACTCTGCCGTGTGCGCTGCTGAGCAGAGCCGGGAGAACGAGAAGCCAGCAGCTGCCGGCGAGCccgaagcagcagcagcaggggaCGTGTTCATCTACAGAGAAGATGTTGTTTGCCTGAAAGAAAATCCGGATACCCGTGGGTTGGTGATGGAAGTGGCTGGCGAGTACGATTCCGAGGGCAGCATCACTGACGACGACACCGACACCGAGGAGAACGAGCGTAAAAGTTCTCACAGAACTGAGaagggcggcggtggtggtgctgctgcggcTGCTGATGGTGACAATTGCAGCCATGGGTCTGATCTTGACAGCCTGCCGGATAACAAGGTTAGGGTGCAGTGGATCGATGGTTCGGAGAAGACGGAAGATATCGACAGCGTGGCTGTGGTAGACAGGAGTTTCCTCCATGGGGACATGGTTGCTTCCTCCTCTGACCCGACTGGCCAGATGGGGCTCGTTGCGGATGTCAGCCTCGTGGTTGATTTGAAAAGTGCTCGTGGAGATATTGTTAAGGGTGTGTCTGCCAAGGATCTGAGGCGCATCAGGGAGTTCAATGTGGGTGACTATGTTGTCAATGGCCTGTGGCTTGGTCGAGTTGATGAGGTGTTTGATAATATTACTGTGTTGTTTGAGGATGGCGCTGTTTGCAAGGTTTCAAGGGCAGACCCAATGCGCCTAAAGAAGGTTACGGGGCCATTGCATCCGGATGTAGCATGCCCCTTTTATCCAGGGCAACGTGTGAGGGCGGCCTCTTCGTCTGTGTACAAAACATCCAGATGGCTTCATGGAATATGGAAAGCAAATCGTATTGAGGCTACTGTCATAAAGGTGGAAACTGCTGCAGTCATTGTCTATTGGATTGCGTCTGCGCACTGTGGTACAAATCAAGAATCTGTTCCTCCCGAGGAGCAGAACCCAAAGGATCTGACTCTCCTGTCTTGTTTTTCATATGCAAACTGGCAATTGACTGAGTGGTGCTTTCCTAACACATGCTCATCATCATGTACCAATGCTGCTTTAACGGAATGTTCAAAAGCCAAAGAGCCAAGTTCCGAGCACTCGTGTCTAACATCTGATGCTCCTGAATCTGCCATTGATGTCCAGGCTGAAAATAGTAAAACAGATTCAAATCCCGGGCAAAAAGATGGTGATTTTCCTGCTGATCAACCAAATACCTCTGATGGAGATAATGCATCTGTAGCCAAAGACTCAGAATCAGGCACTAGTGTACCAACCGCTCCGAAGGAGGGAGTGCAGGATAATGGAACTTACAGAAAAAAGAGTAGAAAACTTATTTTTAAAAAGGAGCATAAAAGAACAAAAAGAAGAGATGAGATCTTTGAAAGAGCCCTGCTGATCGCAGACACGCATACTAAGGTTGATGTCATATGGCAAGATGGGACAAAAGAATATGGAGTAAGTTCCATCTCACTGATCCCGATTCAGAGTCCAAATGATCATGACTTCTTCCCAGAGCAGTATGCTGTGGACAAGGTATCTGATGATTTTGATGGATCGTCTGAAGCAAGGCGTGCGGGTCTTGTTAAAAGTGTTAATGCAAAGGACAGAACTGTATCTGTGACATGGTTTAAGCCTTCATTGCACTCACAGGAGCCTAGGGAAATTGAGTGTACTGAAATTGTTAGTGCATATGAACTGGATCCCCACCCAGACTATGATTATTGTTATGGAGATGTTGTGGTCCGCTTGCCATCAGTTTCACATCCTCTGGAACCAACCATTAGTGGAAGCACCATGGAAGTGGACAATAATGTAGATTCGGCAGAAGCGTTGGCTGCTTCAAATACGGTGCCCTCTGATGTTGAGGCAGAGCAACAGCTTTCACAAACGGAATCCAGTTCAGAAGTTACCGGCCTTTCCTGGGTTGGAAATATAGTGGGTTTCCAAGATGGTGAGATTCAAGTCATTTGGGGTGATGGGTCGCTGTCAAAG GTTGGGCCTCACGAGATATATGTTGTTGGCCGAGAAGACGACGGTGCCTCGCTAGATGATGGAACTGCCTCTGATGCTGCCAGCTGGGAGACTGTTGATGATAATGAAATGGACGTGCCTGATGATTCTGCAAAT GATGATTCACAAAATATAGCCGAGAATAGCATTCCAATGGAGAATGGGTCATTTGATTCCCAGGAGGAAAGTTCTGTCGCAAGTGGTCCACTAACTGCTGCTTTTGGCTTTGTAACCCGAATCGCAAGTGAGCTCTTCGCCCGAG AATCTGGTGATGATGACACTGATAAAATCGAGGATGAGAACCACATCGCGACATCGGAATGCACTGCTATGGCAACAAATGACTCTTCTGCTGAGAAGTCTGCAGATGTGGTTATGGCTGACGAGCCTGCAGATTCTGATTGCTTGAAACATTTTGACGTTCTGCAGTGCCCTCCAGACCATCATTACCTTGAAAACATAGTACAT GGCACTGGTGGAAGAAAATGGGTCAAAAAGGTACAGCAGGAATGGAGCATACTCGAGAAGAACCTACCAG ATTATATTTATGTGAGGGTATTTGAAGATCGTATGGATCTCATAAGAGCTGTGATTGTTGGAGCAAGTGGCACACCGTACCAAGATGGCCTTTTCTTCTTTGACTTCCACCTTCCACCTGAATTCCCACAAGCCCCTCCA TCGGCGTACTATCATTCGGGTGGCTTGCGTGTAAATCCAAACCTTTACGTGGACGGGAAGGTTTGTCTGAGCCTCTTAGGTACCTGGAGCGGCAGAGGAAATGAAGTATGGGATCCATCATCATCTAGTATTCTCCAAGTGCTAGTTTCACTTCAGGGGCTTGTTCTCAATGAAAAGCCCTATTTTAATGAAGCTGGATATGAGAAGCAAGTCGGTACTGTTGAAGGGGAGAAGAATGCACTGCCATACAATGAAAACACATATCTGCTGAGCGTGAGGTCTATGCTGTATATCTTGAGGCGGCCTCCAATG CACTTTGAGGATTTTGTAAAAAATCACTTCTGCAAGCGAGGACGCTACATTCTGAAAGCTTGTGAGGCCTATTTGCAAGGAGATGTGGTCGGCACGCTCAACGACGATGCCTGTTCCACTGATAAGAACAAGGAGTACTCTTGCTCCATGGGCTTCAAGCTTGCATTAGGCAAAATCTTACCACGGCTGGTCACAGCTTTGAAGGACATCGGAGCTGACTGCAGCCAGTACGAGCACCTCGGGAAAACAGAAGCTGGGAAAACAGAAAGTGTTCAAGAAAGCTGA